The genome window AGAATTCCATTCAGCAAAACTTCTTTCGCCCACATTTCTATGGGTAAAGAATGTGAGGCTTTTTCTATCTCAGCTTCATCATAGATTCTAGATATTAGCGGAGATGTGTAAACTGGTGCAGTTAGTATACTTGTCAATACAATGCTTCCATATGCTTTTGGAATTGGTTTGATCAGCTTAAGTTGGGTGCAAATAGTTATTAACTCATCCAAGTAATTATGAAAGGGTTTCATATACTTTTCTACGAACCAATCCAGTCGAGGTCCGGGCTGAGCTATTTCGCCTAATAGAATTGTATGGACTTGAGGATTGGAAATATGAACATCAATGAAGATATCGATCACTTGTCTCAATTGAATCAATGGATCTGGATCTTTCAATTCCATCAATCTGTCTCGCCATTTATAAAAAGATTTTATAAATGCCATTTCGATCACGGCTCTCCAAATACCTTCCTTATTGCCAAAATGGTAATTCAATAAGGGCTGCTTAAATCCTGCAATCTTTGCAATCGTTAGAACGGATGCGCCATGGTAGCCTTTCTGAGAAAACTCAATTTCTGCTGCTTGTATTAGTTTTTCCCTACCAGAGTCTAAAGGCTCAGAAATATCTGGCAATAAATCAAAAAGTTGTTGAAAGTGTAATGACTTTGGATGAGACATGTGAACTTTTCGTACCTAAAAATTTTCTAAATACTATTCTAATCCTTTTATATTCAAGGGCAAGATCATGACAAATGAAAAAACCTCCGATTTCGGTTTAGAATTAATCTTAAAAGAACCTACTATTGTTCGTTTGTTTCCATCTTATTTGTTGTTACAAACGTAATCAGATTGATTGTAATCTTTATAAAATTCTTAAACTCGATTCTAGTGGATATTTTCGAATTTTTTCACAATTGATTATTTATCTATAAATTCGAATGTCTATTATGTGAATACGATTTCGTATTAAATAAAAAAAAAGGATAAGATTATGAGTTTTAATAAACTAACAATTATTTGTTTATTTTTAATTATGTTTAGTCCAGGTTTCATACTGGGTGAAGAAATTGATTTAGAGGAGTCAGAAGTAAAAGAAACGACGAAGACTGTTCACCAATCTGCGGAACCTAACTCTTTGAATCCAAATTCCATTGAGCTTAAAGGCGGAATCTACTACAACAATGATATTGTGAGTCCCCTCGCAAGTATTCTGTATCAGAGAGATTTGAATCAGAACTGGGCGCTTGGATTAGCTATTACCGGAATCAACCTTGCGAATAGTCAGAAAAACGAAGATGTTGGAAGTTTGAATTTTTTTGGAAATTCAAACTTTAAGGCGAGATTGGTCCCTATCGATTTTGTTATCGCTTATAATTTTATGGAAGGATCAAGTTTTCGTCCTTTTATTAGGGGCTATTTGGGTGGTGCAATTTTTTCTGCGAGTTATGAAGGTCGAGGTGGGATGGAAAGAAAGAGAGAAGAAAGATTTTTCCACGGAGGGTTGGGCTTAGGGTTTCGATATTTCATTTCAGATAATTTTTATGCAGTGACGGAAATGAATGCAAACTACTTTGACAATGAATTTTTAAAGAAAGATAATACTCATCTTTACGGTCAGGTTGGACTCGGGGTTTCTTTCTAATTTTAAAAATGCAATGTTCACAGGATGGATATCTTAAGCTCAAGGAAATATCTTATTAAGTAATTCAATCGTTCGAACCAAGGCACAAAGCTAAAAAAGAACACCATTCTTTTTTAGCTTGCTGAAAATATTCCAAATTCTATAAAGTAATTTATTCAAATTTTAGTTTGGAAATTTAGAATCAAGTGTTGGTAATTTATGGATGATTGGAAAGAATTTATAGATAGCTTCCGCAAATTTTTAGAACGCGAAGTTGAACCATTTGCGCATGAATGGGATGAAAAAGGTGAGTTACCTAGGGTTATTTTCAAGAAACTATCCGATATTGGTTATTTTGGTTTGGTCGCTCCAGAGGAATACGGAGGATCAAATTTGGGAATTATCCCTTCTGTTCAAGCAATGGAATTGTTAAGTGAATTCTGCGGAAGTACTTTCTTCTCGGCTAGTGCATCTTTTGGATTATTTGGAGAGCCTTTAAAACATTTCGGATCTGATATTCAAAAAAATGAATATTATAGACCGGTATTATCTGGTGAAAAAATTGGATGTATGGCAATCACAGAACCTCAATCAGGGTCTGATGTTTCTTCTATAAAAACAATCGCCAAACAGAAAAAAGACTTATCAATTGAACTCTCGGGACAAAAGACGTACATTACCAATTCATCTATTGCGGATTATGCGATCGTACTTGCGAGATTTATAAATTCAGAAGGTATCGATAAAGGATTGACTCATTTTATTGTAAACCTAGACAATCCTAGAATTCAAAGAGGCAGACCGATGAAAAAGCTGGGACTGCGAGCTTCCGTAACAGGAGAACTTTTCTTTGATCAAGCTGTTATCGGTAATGAGGAAAATATTTTAGGTGGAATTGGGAAGGGGTTTCGCCAAACAATGGCAACATTTAATGAAGAAAGGTTATCAATTGCTGCTTATTCCTTGGGAGTATTGAACGCATGTCTAAAAGAGTGCATTTCCTTTGCAAGTAGTCGTATGAGTTTTGGCAAACCAATCTATCAACACCAAGCAGTTGCTCATATGATTGCGGATCTTTATACAAAGGTTGAATCAGTCAGAAGTTTTACCTATCGTATTGCAAATGAGATGCAAACCGATCAAGAAAAAGAAAGAAAAGATCGCGATTCAGAAATGGGTGCAAAATGTTCTGCATTAAAACTTTTTGCTTCAACTCAAGCAAGAGAAGGTGTGAATCTCGCAGTCCAGATCCATGGTGGTGCTGGCTATATGGAAGAATATAAAGTTGCTCGACTCTATCGAGATATTCGACTAGCTGAAATTGGTGGAGGAACTAGCGAGATTCAAAAATCTATTATTGCAGGATCAATTATGAAGAGATCTAAAAAATGATAGATTGAGTGTTTGGAAGGAATACAAACTAATAGAAATTAGTATATCGTATCCTTTACTGAGTTATGTGGGATGCGAGACTTTGCTTTATTCATTCAAAATTCTTACTAGACTATTCTAATTCCTTCTAAATATTAGTCATTGTTATATGAAGGATTTCAGATTTTTATTCAAGGAGCAAGAATATGTTCAAATGGATATTAGTTTTTATTTCAATTTTTACTTTCAGTTTATTTTCTGAAGAAATCCAGGATCCTATTTCTTCAAAGAAAAATAAAATATTCATCAAAAGAAACGATAATTTATTTACAGCGATGGAAGAAGAAGTTCATCGTAGCTTATTTAGAAGTTATTATAATAATGGTGATGAAAAAGTTGTTAATTATCAAATAGGCTTCTTATACAATTTTTTAGAATCAGATTTTTCAATTGAAGGACGGTTTCAGGAATTAAGAAAAGGGAATTATTCTAATGCTCAAAATGTTTGTTCGGTTAGTAGTCGATCTTGTTTATTTATTACAGCTCCAATAGGAACATATTTCCGAAATGAGATCGTTGTCAATGGAATGTACGATGCTTATGATCAGTTAATTTTTGTAAAAGTTGGAACAAGATTTATACGTTCCGAGTTGTCAGATACAAACTATGTTTTTAGTACCGATCGTTTTAATCAATCATCATTGGGTGTTAATATTGGAATAAAATTACTAACACCAAAATTCTATAACTTTTATTTATCACTTGATCTTGAAACATTCTATTCTCAAGGAACTCTAAAGCATGAATTCTCAAATACAACCCCTCGTGGAATAAACATTGGAACTTATAGTAAAGGTAGCCCTCATCAAAAGACTTGGGGTCAGGAAATAACTGCAATGTTAAATTATGATATAAATCAAAAATTTTATATCGGAATTGGTTTTTCGCAATTGAGATCAACTATAAGACCAAATGAAATGATCATCAATACAGGAAACTTTAATTATGATACCAGGAAAAATATGGAACTTGAGATTTTGGGTGGAAAAAGTTTTTCTGATTCATTTTTTGCAAGTACTGTTGAATTTGGAGTTTACTTTTGAATTTCGCAAAATATTTCGAAAGAATTCTATTGATTTTGAAATGACAAAAGAAACCATAAAGATAATTTTATGAAATGTATCTTCCATTAATTTATGCAATATTTTATTTCATCATTCTGTCCATTTTCAATTACTTGGGTGGTTATGGAATATTTGTAGATGAATTCTATTACCTCGCCTGCTCTAAAAGATTAGCATTAGGTTATATTGATCATCCGCCATTATCTATTTATTTACTTAGTCTGTTTCGAATCACTGGTGATTCTATTTTTATTCTAAGAGTTATTCCAGCGTTTTGTGCGGGAGCTTCAGTGTATTTTGTCGGTGAATTGACTAAACGATTGAATGGAAATAATTTATCTATTTCTTTGTCTTGCATTGCCATGATGACTGTCCCAGTTCTTCAAGTCATTTTTGGTTTTTATTCGATGAATGCAATTGAGATCTTTTTTGTGATAATTTTAATATTCTCTGTTCTGAAAATAAAGGAAAATTCAAATTATTGGATAGTAATTGGGGCAATTGTTGGTCTTGGATTATTCAATAAACATACTTTTATTATTTATACAGTAGCTATTTTAACACCTTACCTATTTCTAAACTTTAGAACTGTAATTAGATCTAAGACATTTTACATTGGAATGGTTCTATCTATTGTAATTTTTTCTCCTAACTTGTATTGGCAATATTCTAATAATTTACCATCTCTCGAATTTTATAAAAATGCTCATACATTCAAGAATATGAATATTGGATATATTCAAATTATTTCAGATCAAATTCTCTCCCAGAATCCTGCGACTTTGCCTTTATGGATTTGTGGAATTTTGTTTTGTTTTAGAAATAAAGATTTCAAATTTATTGGAATCGCTTATTTAATATTATTGCTTATATTTTTGTATTCTAAATCTTCAAGGCCAGATAGAATAGCTGCCTTTTATCCAATTTTATTTGCTTGTGGAGCTGCCTTTATAACTAAGGACAGTTTAAAAAAGTTTTTGCTAAGTATCATAATTATTGTTGGATTAAGTTTATCTCCAATTGGATTGCCAATTTTACCATTGGACGTTCTTTCGAATTATGTAACCACTTTAGGTATTGTTCCTCAACTTGAGACGGGCAAAACTGTTGTTTTACCTCAATGGTTTGCAGATCGTTTGGATTGGGAGGAATTTCACTCACAAATCCAACTATCAATTGACAGTTTGGATGAATCGGAGAAGAATGAAACGATCGTTATTGGTAATAATTATGGGCAGGCAGGAAGTTTAGAATATTATAAAATATCTCTTCCCATCATTAGTGGTCACAATAGTTATTATCTCTGGATGGAAGAATTAAAAATTTCTCCTAAAAATTTGATAGTGATCGGTGATAGAATAGTTGGATCGCTTGAGCCTTTCTTTGAGGAGAAGTTCCTTATCGGAAGTTACTCTAGAAAGTATTCCACGGAAAATGAAATTCCGATTTATTTTCTGAAGAAATCAAAAATTGATACTCGGGGAATATTTTCTAAACTAAAAATATATCGTTAATTTTAAATTGAAACAAAACAATTTTCAATTTCTCGGTTAGGTAGTTTAAGCTTGATTTAAATCTCCAGTTCTCCTAAAACTACAAAATAGAAAATTCTGTTTCGTCATAAAAGGAGTTATATGATCTTCTAGTATACATTTAATTTTTTTAAATCCCTTACTTAACTCGGAAGTCAGAGTTTGCTCATTGTATTGTTTTATTTCCAACCCACTGCATTTCATAGGTCCATTATCACTAAATGTACCTATAGTAATAACTCCGTTCTCATTTAACGAATTTCTTGCTAACGAAATATATTTTTCTATTTGGGGTTTAGTTGTCAAAAAATGAAAAGTTACTCGGTCATGATAAAATCTTAGTTCTCACCCGAATTAAAATCAGGAGAAGTCTTGGAACCTTTTGTATCCAAATTACTTCTTGGGGTTTCTTTCTAGAATAAATATTTTCCCAATGTTTTTCTTCTTCTTAAGCAATATTATTTTCCTTAGATGTCGAGTTTGATTTCAAATAATAAAGAACCGTAAGTAGCGCAATTCCAAGAAAAGGCAATGAAACTAAATTTAGATTGAACCACCCGATATTTGTTTCTAAAAAAGCTGAGCTATATGTTGCAATGACTGCAATTAAATAGATAAAGGAATCATTGATCGCCTGGATTGTATTTTTCTCAGAATTTCTATACTGATCGGTTAATAATCTAGTTCCTCCAACGAACATAAAGTTCCAACCAACACCTAATAAAATCAATGCAACAGCAAAAGGTAAGAATCCCGTTCCTTGTAAAGCCGCAAATACTTCAATTGCCAAAATTAGAATACCAGCTATAATTAATCTTGCAGAGCCAAATTTATTAACTAAATATCCAGAGAAAAATGACGGTATATACATTCCTAAAACATGCCACTGTAAAACCATTGTCGATAAATGCATCTCATGCCCATGAGATTTCATTGCGATGGGAACAGCCGACATTAACATCACCATAAATCCAAATCCAAAGGAACTAGAAATAAGCGATGCCCAGAGCCCGGAATTTCTGAAGTGGTAAGTCAATGGACGTTCAGGTAATGTATCTATAGATTCGAATAATGTATTTTCTGTTAGGTGAGTATCTTTTTTAATTTTCGTTATTAGAAGAAATTGTAAAAAAAGAACAAAAGTCATAATTATAAAACAACCTAAGAAAATAGTCGGTGGAAAAAGATCCCGACCCAAGAGTCCAGCGAGTGGGCCAATAAATGCAGCCGGAATTCCAGCTATTAAAATCCAGGATAGAGCGGTTGATCTATCTTCTTGAGAAACAGACTCCATTGCTACAAATCTTAAGTATTGCAAAAAGGATTGATGGAATCCAAACAGAAGATGTCCAAATGTAAATAGGTAAAAATTCGAAATAAGCAAAGCATAGGAAGAGACTATTGCTCCACTGATTCCAATCAAAGTTCCTAGCAATAATCCGTTTCTACGTCCCATTTTCTTCATGCAATAGGAAGCAGGAAATAAACCAACAAATGTGCCTAGAACTGAAAAGGAAAGAGGAATTGCTGCTGTCGAGGGACTAGGAGCTAAAGTTTGGCTAGCCAAAACGCTAACAGCTATTAACATAATAGTTCCTATTTGGTAAAAGGTCTGAGTAATCGAGAAAATTCCTAGTTTGGAAAATTTTTCCTTCATTATCAATCCATACTCAGAACTCAGGCTACCTAAATCAAGTATTTCTTTTTTATCCAGTTTGCCGAACAGAATGTTCTATAAAAATAATTAAAAAATTCAAATCTTTAGTTTATGTAGTTTATTTCTTATTCAGAGTATAGATATCACTTCTTCTATCATTGAGATTTCTTACTGAGCCGAATTGATTCAATTCTCTGAGTAAATCTAAATCAACGTCGGCAATGAGAATCATTTCTGTATTGGGTGTAGTTTCTGCTTTGATTCCATTGGCAGGAAAGGCAAAATCACAAGGTGTCATTACCATCGATTGTGCATACTGAATATTCATATTGTGCACATTAGGTAGGTTACCAACACTTCCTGCGATTGCAACATAGCATTCATTCTCTATCGCTCTTGCCATAGCACAATTGCGAACTCGTGAGAATCCGTTCTGAGTGTCCGTAAGAAATGGAATAAATAAAATATTCATTCCTTCATCGGCTAAAATTCTACTCAGTTCTGGAAATTCAGAATCATAGCAAATCAATATTCCAATTTTGCCACAGTCAGTATCAAATGTTTGCAGTTTATTTCCACCAATCATTCCCCATACACGAGATTCGTTAGGTGTTACGTGAATTTTCTCGTATCGCTCTATAGAACCGTCTCTTCTGCAAAGATAACCTACGTTGTATAGGTGATTGTTGACTATCTCTGGCATGCTACCAGTAATTATATTTATATTATAGGATACAGCCAGTTCGGAAAAACGATTCTTAATTGGTTCCGTATATTTGGTTAAACCACGAATAGCCTCTGCTTCTGAAAGATGGTTGTCTTCGGACATCAATGGTGCATTAAAGAATTCTGGAAATAGTGCAAAGTCACTTCTATAATCTGAGACCGAGTCTACAAAATATTCAGCTTGTTGCATCAATTCATCCAATCCTTTATAAGGACGCATCTGCCATTGTATGAGTCCCAGTCGAACTACGATCTTATTTGCTACAGGTAATTTATTGGGTTTTTCATAATATATATTTTTCCATTCAAGAAGAACTGCATAATCATTGGAAGCTTTGTCTCCTTCCAAGTATCCTTTCATCACTTTTATTGGATGAAAATCATTCGATATTTGGAAATTGAATACAGGATCATGTATTTCTTTCCTTCGAACCATTTCTATATATTGTTTGGGAGTAAAAGTATCGGCATAAAGATGGTAATTTGGTATTCGTCCACCAAATACAATGCCTTTTAAATTAAGCTTCTCACACAATTCTTTTCGGTAATCATATAATCTTCTACCAAGCCTAAGTCCTCGAAACTCAGGCTTTATAAAGACATCGATTCCGTACAAAACGTCACCTTTGGGATTGTGAGTATTGAATGAATAATTATCAGTTATATCTTTATAAGTATGGTTCTCTCCAAATTTATCATATTCAATAATTATGGATAAAGCAGATCCTGCGAGTAATCCATTTACTTTGATTGCAATTTGTCCGTCTGGAAATTTCTCTAGAAGAGTTTTGATATGATTTTCTTTCCAATAGGCATCTGGAATTGTAGGGTAGGCTTCAATCATTGCCTCTTTCAATTCTTGGTAATCATTTAAGCTTAAGTAAGAGAGTTCTACATTTTCTATTTCTTGGGGATTCATGAGCTGTTGGTTTTGCTGATGATAACGAATAATCAAAAATTCTGAAATAATTGATTAGTTATCACTTTTCCGTTGTATTTATTAATTTATTTTTCACTTGTTTTCTATTTTACATTGTTCAAAATGATAAGTCAAGGGAAATTTATTAATTATTAAACGCATCTATAAATGACTAAATTTATTGACTCAGTGGTATATCTATTGGTTATTAAATGAAAACTTTGGAATAATTATATGGATACAATTTTTACAAAAACGCCAAACGAATGGATGCGACTAGGATCCTGGATTGAAACTTCTTATGGAAAAATATTTACGAATACAATTGGAAATGTATTTGAAAGTAAAAAAACTATTTTATTTCTTCATGGATTTCCAACTAGTTCTTATGATTTCCTTCCTTTAATTAATTTACTTTCCGATGAATATGCTTATATTTGTTTTGATTTCTTGGGCTTAGGGTTTTCTGACAAGCCAACCAATATTCAGTATTCCGTGAATATGCAAACTGATATATTGGAAGCAGTTTTGATGCATTTCAAAGTTAGAAATTTCACAATTGTTACTCATGATTACGGAGTAACAATTGCTCAGGAATTTCTTGCTAGATATAAACAAAAATTTCAAGAATATGATTCCAAATATAATTTAAATAAAGTTATGTTTTTAAACGGTGGACTTTTTCCTGAGTCACATCGAGCAAGATTGATTCAGAAATTGATGAAAAGTTCAATAGGATTTATTATAAGTAAATTTTTTGGATTTAAACAATTTACTAAATCATTCTCTTCTGTTTTCGGAAAAGATAGCCAACCAACGGAATATGAATTGAAAACTCATTGGGAGATCATTCAGTTCAATAATGGAAATCGGATGATTCATAAACTACTTCATTATATTGAAGAAAGAAAATTGAATCGAGATCGATGGGTGGATGTTATAGTTAATCCTCCAAAACCTATTCTTTTAGTGAACGGGTCAGCCGATCCGATTTCTGGGAAGCATATGATCGAACGTTTTAAAGAATTAACTGGAAGAACAGATTCAGTTGAACTTCCAGGAATTGGTCATTATCCTCAGCTAGAAGATGTGCAGGCAATTAAGAACGCAATTCAAGAATTTGTTTAAGTCAAGTGTAATAAAGATAATTTAGATTTAATTCCGATTTTTTTTTAGATTATTGATTTGAATAATCATTCATTTTGTAAACTTCATCGATAGTTCTAAATAGCAGATTGATATATTCAGAATGTTCATGGAATAATGAACTCTATTTTCTGGTTTGAATTATCGCGACGGAAAAATTACGAATAAATGAGGTAATTATTTAATGGTACAAATTGTACTTGACTGACTTACTTTATATATTATAATGATTACAATCTAGCTCAAGCGAGACGGGGGAACCAAATACGGGGCCAATCACTTAAGTGAGGGATAACTCTCAATCCTAGCCCGACAGCTAACCTCGGAGATGATGAGAGAAGGTTTGTACTACCTTCTGTAAGAATTCTTCAATCCAGGAGGACATGTATGTCATCATTACAATCAGATTCAATCAGAATTCTCATATCATTTGCTAATCCAGCAACGGGAATTCATTTAACCAAACTAGCGTTCAAATTGTTCCCGAAAGCTCATTTCTTATGCTTTCACGTTAACAAGGATTACGAAGATGACCTTGAAAAGGCCAATGCTGAGATGGAAGTTTTGCATGAAAATCTGCGATTCATTTCCGAAAACGAAGAAGTTCCTTTGAAATTTCAATATTCAACTGAAGGTGACTATGCAAATGCACTTTCCAAGAAAATAAAAGAGATAAATCCAGATCTTTTAATCGTTGGTTCTGCTTTCCAGGACAGTTGGAAATCCATAATCAACTCGCATCCAATGAATGCATTAAGAGATGAGATAACCAAGATAGCCGTTTTTGTCGGGGAGAGTATGGAATTTATTCAGAATTTTTTTATAGATAAATCGGATTCCTATGCATTGAATTTACTAAAAGTATTAGAATCACCAATTTATATATTAAAAGATATTGGAG of Leptospira sp. GIMC2001 contains these proteins:
- a CDS encoding glycosyltransferase family 39 protein, with translation MYLPLIYAIFYFIILSIFNYLGGYGIFVDEFYYLACSKRLALGYIDHPPLSIYLLSLFRITGDSIFILRVIPAFCAGASVYFVGELTKRLNGNNLSISLSCIAMMTVPVLQVIFGFYSMNAIEIFFVIILIFSVLKIKENSNYWIVIGAIVGLGLFNKHTFIIYTVAILTPYLFLNFRTVIRSKTFYIGMVLSIVIFSPNLYWQYSNNLPSLEFYKNAHTFKNMNIGYIQIISDQILSQNPATLPLWICGILFCFRNKDFKFIGIAYLILLLIFLYSKSSRPDRIAAFYPILFACGAAFITKDSLKKFLLSIIIIVGLSLSPIGLPILPLDVLSNYVTTLGIVPQLETGKTVVLPQWFADRLDWEEFHSQIQLSIDSLDESEKNETIVIGNNYGQAGSLEYYKISLPIISGHNSYYLWMEELKISPKNLIVIGDRIVGSLEPFFEEKFLIGSYSRKYSTENEIPIYFLKKSKIDTRGIFSKLKIYR
- a CDS encoding bifunctional GNAT family N-acetyltransferase/carbon-nitrogen hydrolase family protein → MNPQEIENVELSYLSLNDYQELKEAMIEAYPTIPDAYWKENHIKTLLEKFPDGQIAIKVNGLLAGSALSIIIEYDKFGENHTYKDITDNYSFNTHNPKGDVLYGIDVFIKPEFRGLRLGRRLYDYRKELCEKLNLKGIVFGGRIPNYHLYADTFTPKQYIEMVRRKEIHDPVFNFQISNDFHPIKVMKGYLEGDKASNDYAVLLEWKNIYYEKPNKLPVANKIVVRLGLIQWQMRPYKGLDELMQQAEYFVDSVSDYRSDFALFPEFFNAPLMSEDNHLSEAEAIRGLTKYTEPIKNRFSELAVSYNINIITGSMPEIVNNHLYNVGYLCRRDGSIERYEKIHVTPNESRVWGMIGGNKLQTFDTDCGKIGILICYDSEFPELSRILADEGMNILFIPFLTDTQNGFSRVRNCAMARAIENECYVAIAGSVGNLPNVHNMNIQYAQSMVMTPCDFAFPANGIKAETTPNTEMILIADVDLDLLRELNQFGSVRNLNDRRSDIYTLNKK
- a CDS encoding universal stress protein is translated as MSSLQSDSIRILISFANPATGIHLTKLAFKLFPKAHFLCFHVNKDYEDDLEKANAEMEVLHENLRFISENEEVPLKFQYSTEGDYANALSKKIKEINPDLLIVGSAFQDSWKSIINSHPMNALRDEITKIAVFVGESMEFIQNFFIDKSDSYALNLLKVLESPIYILKDIGELKDQDLHENLILKSVDSHSDFPTHGNNLLVFTKN
- a CDS encoding TetR/AcrR family transcriptional regulator — translated: MSHPKSLHFQQLFDLLPDISEPLDSGREKLIQAAEIEFSQKGYHGASVLTIAKIAGFKQPLLNYHFGNKEGIWRAVIEMAFIKSFYKWRDRLMELKDPDPLIQLRQVIDIFIDVHISNPQVHTILLGEIAQPGPRLDWFVEKYMKPFHNYLDELITICTQLKLIKPIPKAYGSIVLTSILTAPVYTSPLISRIYDEAEIEKASHSLPIEMWAKEVLLNGILTERD
- a CDS encoding alpha/beta fold hydrolase, giving the protein MDTIFTKTPNEWMRLGSWIETSYGKIFTNTIGNVFESKKTILFLHGFPTSSYDFLPLINLLSDEYAYICFDFLGLGFSDKPTNIQYSVNMQTDILEAVLMHFKVRNFTIVTHDYGVTIAQEFLARYKQKFQEYDSKYNLNKVMFLNGGLFPESHRARLIQKLMKSSIGFIISKFFGFKQFTKSFSSVFGKDSQPTEYELKTHWEIIQFNNGNRMIHKLLHYIEERKLNRDRWVDVIVNPPKPILLVNGSADPISGKHMIERFKELTGRTDSVELPGIGHYPQLEDVQAIKNAIQEFV
- a CDS encoding MFS transporter, which codes for MKEKFSKLGIFSITQTFYQIGTIMLIAVSVLASQTLAPSPSTAAIPLSFSVLGTFVGLFPASYCMKKMGRRNGLLLGTLIGISGAIVSSYALLISNFYLFTFGHLLFGFHQSFLQYLRFVAMESVSQEDRSTALSWILIAGIPAAFIGPLAGLLGRDLFPPTIFLGCFIIMTFVLFLQFLLITKIKKDTHLTENTLFESIDTLPERPLTYHFRNSGLWASLISSSFGFGFMVMLMSAVPIAMKSHGHEMHLSTMVLQWHVLGMYIPSFFSGYLVNKFGSARLIIAGILILAIEVFAALQGTGFLPFAVALILLGVGWNFMFVGGTRLLTDQYRNSEKNTIQAINDSFIYLIAVIATYSSAFLETNIGWFNLNLVSLPFLGIALLTVLYYLKSNSTSKENNIA
- a CDS encoding acyl-CoA dehydrogenase family protein produces the protein MDDWKEFIDSFRKFLEREVEPFAHEWDEKGELPRVIFKKLSDIGYFGLVAPEEYGGSNLGIIPSVQAMELLSEFCGSTFFSASASFGLFGEPLKHFGSDIQKNEYYRPVLSGEKIGCMAITEPQSGSDVSSIKTIAKQKKDLSIELSGQKTYITNSSIADYAIVLARFINSEGIDKGLTHFIVNLDNPRIQRGRPMKKLGLRASVTGELFFDQAVIGNEENILGGIGKGFRQTMATFNEERLSIAAYSLGVLNACLKECISFASSRMSFGKPIYQHQAVAHMIADLYTKVESVRSFTYRIANEMQTDQEKERKDRDSEMGAKCSALKLFASTQAREGVNLAVQIHGGAGYMEEYKVARLYRDIRLAEIGGGTSEIQKSIIAGSIMKRSKK